A DNA window from Zonotrichia albicollis isolate bZonAlb1 chromosome 2, bZonAlb1.hap1, whole genome shotgun sequence contains the following coding sequences:
- the TPT1 gene encoding translationally-controlled tumor protein, translated as MIIYRDCISQDEMFSDIYKIREVADGLCLEVEGKMVTRTEGQIDDSLIGGNASAEGPEGDGTEATVITGVDIVINHHLQETSFTKESYKKYIKDYMKAIKARLEEHKPERVKPFMTGAAEQIKHILANFKNYQFFVGENMNPDGMVALLDFREDGVTPYMIFFKDGLEIEKC; from the exons atgATCATCTACCGGGACTGCATCAGCC aggatGAGATGTTCTCGGACATCTACAAGATCCGGGAGGTGGCGGACGGCCTGTGCCTGGAAGTGGAGGGGAAG ATGGTCACCAGGACAGAGGGTCAAATTGATGACTCTCTAATTGGTGGCAATGCCTCTGCTGAAGGTCCTGAGGGAGATGGAACAGAAGCCACGGTCATAACTGGTGTTGACATAGTAATTAACCACCACCTTCAGGAGACCAGCTTCACAAAAGAATCCTACAAGAAGTACATCAAGGATTACATGAAAGC AATCAAAGCCAGACTTGAGGAACACAAGCCAGAGAGAGTAAAGCCTTTCATGACTGGGGCTGCAGAACAAATCAAACACATCCTTGCCAACTTCAAAAACTACCAG TTCTTTGTAGGGGAGAACATGAATCCAGATGGAATGGTGGCTCTCCTGGATTTCCGTGAGGATGGTGTGACCCCATATATGATTTTCTTTAAGGACGGCTTAGAAATCGAGAAATGT TAA